A region from the Saccharomonospora azurea NA-128 genome encodes:
- a CDS encoding SdrD B-like domain-containing protein, translating into MTAVPSTSSTTAPPSTTTPTTPVESDEPPVSGADLAVDASVGDGQYLLGEEMPVTVTVSNIGDADAHEVIVYLHGEDDFSVSVPREQWKGFTWPDGATLRAGATVTFDLAVTPKSWESGEVAAIRVSAQSPDEVRWSNNEIGGIVVPVVPPTPTHPVTGTVYGDGNGNGVLDDGEGLAGVTIQLNRFPGNHFRKVKTGSDGRFAFDDVSAGLYELSVSGTDWIGPYSIPVRVDGSGDHTDLQFRRTRPVSDVLVPTVKFTQDTYRPGDTAQVTVTLTNNGDEPLRGVTAFCSGAGSSDELGGVEDAEHWGDLVWGSKGVTVPAHTTKTYQVTGVVRDGAADYGFVTLGCDFGPGEDISGHPHALDRAKVPGRTADAAVKVFHDRDEDGVVDDDEYLSGVTVGLRDRDADTPMVTAETDERGRAAFADHQAGMYHIEVFGPWQRADGAALHLLVHAEYSLYYNTNTVEVVPGPNKPLPGAGGDGGDAPTGSTPADSADPVSKQAQDVDELASTGVDAVTLGGVGLAVVLAGAVTLVVARRRRAEGSTES; encoded by the coding sequence GTGACCGCAGTGCCGTCGACGTCGTCCACGACGGCACCCCCGTCGACGACGACGCCCACCACGCCCGTCGAGTCGGACGAACCACCGGTGAGCGGCGCGGACCTCGCGGTCGATGCGTCGGTGGGCGACGGGCAGTACCTCCTCGGTGAGGAGATGCCCGTGACGGTGACCGTCAGCAACATCGGTGACGCCGATGCCCATGAAGTCATCGTCTATCTCCACGGCGAGGACGATTTCTCCGTCAGCGTGCCCCGCGAGCAGTGGAAGGGGTTCACCTGGCCTGACGGCGCGACGTTGCGCGCCGGGGCGACCGTCACGTTCGATCTGGCGGTCACACCCAAGTCCTGGGAGAGCGGTGAGGTCGCGGCGATCAGGGTGTCCGCCCAGAGTCCGGACGAGGTGCGCTGGAGCAACAACGAGATCGGCGGCATCGTGGTGCCGGTCGTTCCTCCGACCCCGACCCATCCCGTGACCGGAACGGTCTACGGGGACGGCAACGGCAACGGAGTGCTGGACGATGGTGAAGGCCTGGCGGGGGTCACCATCCAGTTGAATCGTTTTCCGGGAAACCATTTCCGGAAGGTCAAGACCGGCTCCGACGGACGTTTCGCCTTCGACGACGTGTCCGCAGGTCTTTACGAGCTCAGTGTGAGCGGCACTGACTGGATCGGGCCGTACTCGATCCCTGTCCGCGTCGACGGTTCAGGCGACCACACCGACCTTCAGTTCCGCCGTACGCGCCCGGTTTCCGACGTTCTCGTGCCCACCGTGAAGTTCACCCAGGACACCTACCGGCCCGGTGACACAGCGCAGGTGACAGTCACGTTGACCAACAACGGTGACGAGCCGCTGCGGGGCGTCACAGCGTTCTGCTCGGGTGCCGGTAGCAGCGACGAACTCGGCGGAGTCGAGGATGCCGAGCACTGGGGCGACCTGGTGTGGGGATCGAAGGGGGTCACCGTCCCAGCGCACACCACGAAGACCTATCAGGTCACCGGTGTCGTGCGCGACGGTGCCGCCGACTACGGGTTCGTCACACTCGGCTGCGACTTCGGCCCGGGCGAGGACATCAGCGGCCACCCGCACGCTCTGGATCGGGCGAAGGTACCGGGACGGACCGCTGATGCGGCGGTCAAGGTGTTCCACGACCGCGACGAGGACGGCGTTGTGGACGACGACGAATATCTGTCGGGCGTGACTGTCGGGTTGCGCGACCGCGATGCGGACACCCCGATGGTGACGGCGGAGACCGACGAACGGGGCCGGGCAGCGTTCGCCGACCACCAGGCCGGGATGTATCACATCGAGGTCTTCGGGCCGTGGCAACGCGCGGACGGTGCGGCCTTGCACCTTCTGGTGCATGCCGAGTACAGCCTGTATTACAACACCAACACCGTCGAAGTCGTCCCGGGGCCGAACAAGCCGTTGCCCGGTGCCGGGGGAGACGGTGGGGATGCGCCGACGGGGTCGACTCCCGCCGACTCGGCCGATCCCGTATCGAAGCAGGCTCAGGACGTCGACGAGCTCGCCTCCACCGGGGTCGACGCGGTGACTCTCGGCGGTGTCGGGCTGGCTGTGGTGCTCGCCGGTGCCGTGACGCTGGTGGTCGCGCGTCGTCGTCGGGCGGAAGGCTCGACCGAATCCTGA
- a CDS encoding M20 family metallopeptidase yields the protein MSLDDVAAWTKRALPELTDDLRMLVELETPSDDKVLLDRGLDALSRWLVERLGEPDETTRYDGGEWGDALHATYTGTCPGTVLILCHYDTVWPAGTLAEWPFEVRDGRATGPGVFDMKHGIVQAVWALRCLRELDLPRPTVRLLFNGDEEIGSPAARPHIERLSEDTLATLVLEASADGALKTVRKGVGLFDVTVEGIESHAGLDPDAGVSAIHQLAELVPAIVGAAAPEKGTTINVGLIRGGTGRNVVARHATCGIDIRVSDPAELERLDAVFAGLRLSDPRAQLTVNGEWNRPPMVAHDASRALFAVARGVAEELGWAELDGVAVGGASDGNFVSALGRPVLDGLGAVGSGAHARHEHVLLDHLPGRTALVAGILSALAERS from the coding sequence ATGTCACTGGACGACGTGGCCGCCTGGACGAAACGGGCGCTGCCGGAGCTGACCGACGACCTCCGCATGCTCGTGGAGCTGGAGACCCCCAGCGACGACAAGGTGCTGCTGGACCGCGGTCTCGACGCGCTCTCGCGCTGGCTGGTCGAGCGGCTGGGTGAGCCGGACGAGACGACCCGGTACGACGGCGGGGAGTGGGGCGACGCGCTCCACGCCACCTACACCGGAACCTGCCCGGGCACGGTGCTGATCCTCTGCCACTACGACACCGTGTGGCCCGCGGGCACGCTCGCCGAGTGGCCCTTCGAGGTCCGGGACGGGCGCGCGACCGGACCGGGCGTGTTCGACATGAAGCACGGCATCGTGCAGGCGGTGTGGGCGCTGCGGTGTCTGCGCGAGCTCGACCTGCCGAGGCCGACGGTGCGGCTGCTGTTCAACGGCGACGAGGAGATCGGCAGCCCGGCCGCCCGCCCCCACATCGAACGGCTCAGCGAGGACACGCTCGCCACGCTCGTCCTGGAGGCGTCGGCCGACGGCGCGTTGAAGACGGTGCGCAAGGGTGTCGGCCTCTTCGACGTCACCGTGGAGGGCATCGAGTCGCACGCGGGCCTGGACCCGGATGCCGGTGTCAGTGCCATCCACCAGCTCGCCGAACTCGTTCCCGCCATCGTCGGTGCCGCGGCGCCGGAGAAGGGCACGACGATCAACGTCGGGCTGATCCGGGGCGGCACCGGCCGCAACGTCGTGGCCCGGCACGCGACGTGCGGCATCGACATCCGCGTCTCCGACCCGGCGGAGCTGGAGCGGCTCGACGCGGTGTTCGCCGGGCTGCGCCTGTCCGACCCCCGCGCGCAGCTCACCGTGAACGGGGAGTGGAACCGGCCGCCCATGGTCGCGCACGACGCGTCCCGGGCGCTGTTCGCGGTGGCGCGGGGCGTGGCGGAGGAACTCGGCTGGGCGGAGCTCGACGGCGTCGCCGTCGGCGGTGCGAGCGACGGCAACTTCGTGTCGGCGCTCGGCCGTCCTGTGCTGGACGGACTCGGCGCGGTCGGTTCGGGAGCGCACGCTCGGCACGAGCACGTGCTGCTCGACCACCTTCCCGGCAGGACCGCGCTGGTGGCCGGCATCCTGAGCGCGCTGGCCGAGCGGAGCTGA
- a CDS encoding IclR family transcriptional regulator, with the protein MGRSSDVPALRRGLALLRLLAAKAEPMTASAVARELQLPRSTTYHLLSELVAAGFVTHLPEQRRYGLGVAAFEVGSAYLRHNPLEELARPLLRALTERIGLTAHLGVLHGAETLYLLREQPRWPLGLVTEVGVRLPAHLPASGRAILAHLPAAQVRALFPHARSFVLRTGRGPTDLPRLRRVLSEERRRGWAVEDGYVTPGFASVAAPVVNPDGRPIAAISVTFRHECDGDGECGRRWPELAAEVRASAAELTARVGG; encoded by the coding sequence GTGGGGCGAAGCAGTGACGTGCCCGCGTTGCGGCGGGGGTTGGCCCTGCTGCGTCTGCTGGCGGCGAAGGCGGAGCCGATGACGGCGAGCGCCGTGGCCCGCGAGTTGCAGCTGCCGCGTTCCACGACCTACCACCTGTTGTCCGAGCTGGTGGCGGCCGGGTTCGTCACTCACCTGCCGGAGCAGCGCCGCTACGGCCTCGGGGTGGCGGCGTTCGAGGTGGGCTCGGCCTACCTGCGGCACAACCCGCTGGAGGAGCTGGCCCGCCCGCTGCTGCGCGCCCTCACCGAGCGGATCGGGCTCACCGCCCACCTGGGCGTTCTGCACGGCGCCGAGACGCTCTACCTGCTGCGGGAGCAACCTCGGTGGCCGCTGGGACTCGTGACCGAGGTCGGGGTGCGCCTGCCCGCGCACCTGCCCGCGTCGGGCCGCGCGATCCTCGCCCATCTGCCCGCGGCCCAGGTGCGGGCGCTGTTTCCCCACGCCCGGAGTTTCGTCCTCCGCACCGGGCGCGGGCCCACCGATCTGCCGCGCCTGCGCCGCGTGCTGTCCGAGGAGCGCCGCAGGGGATGGGCCGTCGAGGACGGCTACGTGACCCCGGGCTTCGCCTCCGTCGCCGCGCCGGTCGTCAACCCGGACGGCAGACCGATCGCCGCGATCAGCGTGACGTTCCGGCACGAGTGCGACGGCGACGGCGAGTGCGGGCGGCGGTGGCCGGAACTGGCGGCCGAGGTGCGCGCCTCGGCCGCCGAGCTCACGGCGCGAGTCGGCGGCTGA
- a CDS encoding NAD(P)/FAD-dependent oxidoreductase, with the protein MADDTVVIVGAGLAGAKAAETLRAEGFSGAIRLVGAEEELPYERPPLSKDYLLGDAERASTAVHESGWYADNEVDLLLGTAAVDVHRDTRDVELAGGRRLAYTHLILATGASPRRLSLPGAELKGVYYLRELRDSDRIRAALRTGNPVAVIGGGWIGLEVAAAAWQYGCPVTVVEPQTVPLGSTLGTEVGQYFADAHRRHGVRVLTGQRPRSLIGSGHVMGVTTDAGEEIEADTVLIAVGASPNTALARGGGLPLDDANHGIVVDEYLRTADPTIAAAGDVASARHPFYGRHVRVEHWANALGMGPAAARTLQGRGQPYDELPFFYTDQYDIGMEFIGLLDPRASHDLVVRGDMEENSFHTFWLADGRVVAGMHVNRWSDGIEPAKRLIRSRATVDAARLADPSVPLDGVEVGAH; encoded by the coding sequence ATGGCGGACGACACCGTCGTCATCGTCGGAGCGGGGCTCGCGGGCGCGAAGGCCGCCGAGACCTTGCGCGCCGAGGGGTTCTCCGGCGCGATCCGGCTCGTGGGTGCCGAGGAGGAACTGCCGTACGAGCGTCCGCCGTTGTCGAAGGACTATCTACTCGGCGACGCCGAGCGCGCGAGCACGGCCGTCCACGAATCCGGTTGGTACGCCGACAACGAGGTGGATCTCCTGCTCGGCACGGCGGCGGTCGACGTCCACCGCGACACCCGTGACGTGGAGCTGGCGGGCGGGCGGCGCCTCGCGTACACGCACCTGATCCTCGCCACGGGGGCGAGCCCGCGCCGCCTGTCGTTGCCGGGCGCCGAGCTGAAGGGCGTGTACTACCTGCGCGAACTGCGCGACTCCGACCGGATCCGCGCGGCACTGCGCACCGGCAACCCGGTCGCCGTGATCGGCGGGGGCTGGATCGGGCTCGAAGTGGCTGCGGCTGCCTGGCAGTACGGCTGCCCGGTGACGGTGGTGGAGCCGCAGACCGTGCCGTTGGGGTCCACGCTGGGCACGGAGGTCGGGCAGTACTTCGCCGACGCGCACCGCAGGCACGGCGTCAGGGTGCTGACCGGGCAGCGACCACGCTCCCTCATCGGGTCCGGCCACGTCATGGGGGTCACGACGGACGCGGGTGAGGAGATCGAGGCCGACACCGTGCTGATCGCCGTCGGCGCGTCACCCAACACGGCTCTGGCGCGAGGCGGTGGCCTGCCGCTGGACGACGCGAATCACGGCATCGTGGTGGACGAGTACCTGCGCACGGCCGACCCCACGATCGCCGCGGCGGGTGACGTCGCCTCCGCGCGCCACCCGTTCTACGGCAGGCACGTGCGGGTGGAGCACTGGGCCAACGCGCTGGGCATGGGCCCCGCGGCGGCGCGCACTCTGCAGGGGCGTGGGCAACCCTACGACGAGTTGCCCTTCTTCTACACCGACCAGTACGACATCGGGATGGAGTTCATCGGGCTGCTGGATCCGCGTGCGTCCCACGACCTGGTGGTTCGGGGCGACATGGAGGAGAACAGCTTCCACACGTTCTGGCTCGCGGACGGCCGCGTGGTGGCGGGCATGCATGTCAACCGGTGGTCCGACGGCATCGAGCCCGCCAAACGGCTCATCCGCAGCCGCGCCACCGTGGACGCCGCGCGGCTCGCCGATCCGTCGGTGCCGCTCGACGGCGTGGAGGTCGGCGCGCACTGA
- a CDS encoding Lrp/AsnC family transcriptional regulator: protein MSASLDAEDLDLVAALQVAPRAPLSRLSEVLGWSSSTVSRRLARLEAARLLRVIGQLDWSLTGHGNPWHVWVDTAPGEADKVASALAELSATQFVATTAGRADVFCTMQAAQADGIPALLDRAPTLDGVRSTHTELVLRGVTKADSWRLPRLTEEQVAALSQDDGEGLDEPVALDDELWATLRLLRRNGRIATAQVARELGVGQSTAYRMVQSLLRRGIVRPRVEIEPSVLGYTLEAIVALTVTPSAIKPVAEALAEHPSARYVTVVAGSSSVVHHGVFEHEDALAALLTEDLAHLPGIASFDVSVVHEVRKRYWLGRADGRLDD from the coding sequence ATGAGCGCGTCCCTCGACGCCGAGGACTTGGACCTCGTCGCGGCCCTTCAGGTGGCCCCCCGCGCCCCGCTGTCCCGGCTCTCCGAGGTGCTCGGCTGGTCGTCGAGCACGGTGAGCCGTCGGCTCGCGCGCCTGGAGGCGGCCCGGCTGCTGCGGGTCATCGGGCAGCTCGACTGGTCACTCACCGGGCACGGCAATCCCTGGCACGTGTGGGTCGACACCGCACCGGGCGAGGCGGACAAGGTGGCGAGCGCCCTCGCCGAGCTGTCCGCGACCCAGTTCGTGGCGACCACCGCGGGACGCGCCGACGTCTTCTGCACGATGCAGGCCGCTCAGGCCGACGGCATACCGGCGCTGCTGGACCGCGCTCCCACCCTCGACGGCGTGCGCTCCACCCACACCGAACTCGTCCTGCGCGGGGTGACGAAAGCCGACTCGTGGCGGCTCCCGCGGCTCACCGAGGAACAGGTGGCGGCACTGTCCCAGGACGACGGCGAGGGCCTCGACGAGCCGGTCGCACTCGACGACGAGCTGTGGGCGACTCTGCGTCTGCTGCGGCGGAACGGTCGCATCGCGACGGCCCAGGTGGCCCGCGAGCTCGGTGTCGGCCAGTCCACCGCCTACCGCATGGTGCAGTCACTGCTGCGGCGCGGGATCGTGCGCCCGCGCGTGGAGATCGAACCGAGTGTCCTCGGCTACACGCTCGAAGCCATCGTGGCACTCACCGTCACGCCCTCGGCCATCAAACCCGTCGCCGAGGCCCTGGCCGAACATCCCTCCGCCCGCTACGTGACCGTCGTCGCGGGCAGCTCCTCGGTGGTGCACCACGGCGTCTTCGAACACGAGGACGCCCTGGCCGCACTGCTGACCGAGGACCTCGCCCACCTTCCGGGCATCGCGTCGTTCGACGTGTCCGTGGTGCACGAGGTCCGCAAACGGTACTGGCTCGGCCGCGCCGACGGCCGCCTCGACGACTGA
- a CDS encoding AbgT family transporter: protein MAETTETVSTEKTSRTVRVTLRVLAGIERLGNKLPHPFWLFVIMAGVVVALSAILDALGAFAISPADGERVEIKSLLSAEGLHMMVGDAVENFATFPPLALIIVVMLGVSVAERSGMLSALLRRTVTRVPAKYLTFALAFTGVCASVLSDAAYVVLIPLGALVFKAAGRSPILGTVVAFGSISAGYDASVLVTASDVLFAGITTSAVGLIDPDHVVNPLANYFFTAVSAVVLALVITLVTEFLLSKRTANMSVDGDGVDQSLGEMELTAQERKGLRYSGLALLVLAALVAAALIPPASPFRGEDGGVLSSPIITGIAVVLGLAFLLMGAVYGRVVGTLPKAGDIPAAMAVGVRDLAPVMVLFFAASQFIAYFKWTSMGEVIAVRGADLLDALGVHPLAMLIGMILVAAVMNIFITSGSAQWTLIAPVFVPMFMLLDVPPETTQAVFRIADSATNLISPMSPYFVMALGFLQRYRKQAGIGTLMSLTLPISMVVLVSWTLLFVAWWLLGIPLGPGVDVR, encoded by the coding sequence GTGGCCGAGACGACAGAGACGGTCTCCACAGAGAAGACCTCCCGCACCGTGCGCGTGACACTGCGAGTGCTCGCGGGCATCGAGCGGCTGGGCAACAAGCTGCCGCACCCCTTCTGGCTGTTCGTGATCATGGCCGGGGTCGTGGTGGCCCTCAGCGCGATCCTGGACGCGCTGGGCGCGTTCGCGATCTCCCCGGCCGACGGCGAACGCGTCGAGATCAAGAGCCTGCTCTCCGCCGAGGGCCTGCACATGATGGTGGGCGACGCGGTGGAGAACTTCGCGACGTTCCCACCGCTGGCGCTCATCATCGTGGTGATGCTCGGCGTCTCGGTCGCCGAGCGCAGCGGCATGCTCTCCGCGCTGCTGCGCCGCACCGTGACCCGCGTGCCGGCGAAGTACCTGACCTTCGCGTTGGCGTTCACCGGCGTGTGCGCGAGCGTGCTCTCCGACGCCGCCTACGTGGTGCTCATCCCGCTGGGCGCGCTCGTGTTCAAGGCGGCGGGGCGCAGCCCCATCCTCGGCACGGTCGTGGCGTTCGGCTCGATCTCGGCCGGCTACGACGCCTCGGTGCTCGTCACGGCGAGCGACGTCCTGTTCGCGGGCATCACCACGAGCGCGGTCGGGCTGATCGACCCGGACCACGTGGTCAACCCGCTGGCGAACTACTTCTTCACGGCGGTGTCGGCGGTCGTCCTCGCGCTGGTCATCACGCTGGTCACCGAGTTCCTGCTCAGCAAGCGCACGGCGAACATGTCCGTCGACGGCGACGGCGTCGACCAGAGCCTCGGCGAGATGGAACTGACCGCCCAGGAACGCAAGGGCCTGCGCTACTCCGGTCTGGCTCTGCTGGTCTTGGCGGCGCTCGTGGCCGCCGCGCTCATCCCGCCCGCGTCGCCGTTCCGCGGCGAGGACGGCGGTGTGCTGAGCTCGCCGATCATCACCGGGATCGCGGTGGTGCTGGGGCTGGCGTTCCTGCTCATGGGCGCCGTCTACGGCCGGGTCGTCGGCACGCTGCCCAAGGCAGGCGACATCCCGGCGGCGATGGCCGTCGGCGTGCGGGACCTGGCGCCGGTGATGGTGCTCTTCTTCGCGGCGAGCCAGTTCATCGCCTACTTCAAGTGGACCTCGATGGGCGAGGTCATCGCCGTGCGGGGCGCGGACCTGCTCGACGCCCTCGGCGTGCACCCGCTGGCGATGCTCATCGGCATGATCCTCGTCGCCGCGGTGATGAACATCTTCATCACGAGCGGGTCGGCGCAGTGGACTCTGATCGCGCCGGTGTTCGTGCCGATGTTCATGCTGCTGGACGTGCCGCCGGAGACCACGCAGGCCGTCTTCCGCATCGCCGACTCCGCGACCAACCTGATCAGCCCCATGAGCCCGTACTTCGTGATGGCGCTGGGCTTCCTGCAGCGTTACCGCAAGCAGGCGGGCATCGGCACGCTGATGTCGCTGACGCTGCCCATCTCGATGGTGGTGCTGGTGTCGTGGACGTTGCTGTTCGTCGCCTGGTGGCTGCTCGGTATCCCGCTGGGTCCGGGCGTGGACGTCCGCTGA
- the hutH gene encoding histidine ammonia-lyase, producing MRAVAIGLTPLSREEVVAVARQGAPVELTTEALKAVTAARAHIDALAASERPVYGVSTGFGALAVKYIPGERRAALQRSLVRSHAAGAGPEVEREVVRALTLLRLRTLTTGHTGVRPSTVRAMAGLLNAGLAPVVHEYGSLGCSGDLAPLSSIALALTGEGQVRDAHGELRPAAQALADAGLEPVELGEKEGLALINGTDGMLGMLVLALADLHRLLDTADLTAAMSVESLLGTDRVFADDLQQLRPHPGQAHSARRMRRFLACSEIVASHRGPDCTRVQDAYSLRCAPQVHGAARDTVAHAEVVADRELGSVVDNPVVLADGRVESNGNFHGAPLAYVLDFLAIAVADVASMAERRTDRLLDVARSHGLPPFLADDPGVDSGHMIAHYTQASVVAELKRLAVPASVDSIPTSAMQEDHVSMGWAAARKLRRAIDGLTTVLAVELLTAARALDLRAPLAPAPATAAALAELRRHVAGPGPDRHLAPELADAHELIRSGSALRAAETAGEES from the coding sequence ATGCGAGCTGTTGCCATCGGACTCACGCCGCTGTCGCGTGAGGAGGTCGTCGCCGTCGCCCGCCAGGGCGCGCCCGTGGAGCTGACGACCGAGGCGTTGAAGGCCGTCACGGCGGCGAGAGCCCACATCGACGCGCTGGCCGCCTCCGAACGGCCCGTCTACGGCGTGTCCACCGGCTTCGGTGCGCTGGCGGTGAAGTACATCCCCGGCGAGCGCCGGGCCGCCCTGCAGCGATCCCTCGTGCGCTCGCACGCCGCGGGAGCCGGGCCCGAGGTGGAGCGGGAGGTGGTGCGCGCGTTGACGTTGCTGCGGTTGCGCACGCTCACCACCGGCCACACCGGCGTGCGGCCGTCCACGGTGCGGGCCATGGCCGGCCTGCTCAACGCCGGGCTCGCGCCGGTGGTGCACGAGTACGGCTCGCTCGGCTGCTCGGGCGACCTCGCGCCGCTGTCGTCGATCGCTCTGGCGCTCACCGGGGAGGGCCAGGTGCGCGACGCGCACGGCGAGCTCCGCCCGGCGGCGCAGGCGCTGGCCGACGCGGGCCTGGAGCCCGTCGAACTGGGGGAGAAGGAAGGGCTCGCCCTCATCAACGGCACCGACGGCATGCTCGGCATGCTCGTGCTGGCGCTCGCCGACCTCCACCGCCTGCTCGACACCGCCGACCTCACCGCGGCCATGAGCGTGGAGAGCCTGCTGGGCACCGACCGCGTGTTCGCCGACGACCTCCAGCAGCTGCGTCCCCACCCCGGCCAGGCTCACTCGGCCCGCCGGATGCGGCGCTTCCTCGCGTGCTCGGAGATCGTGGCCAGTCACCGCGGCCCCGACTGCACCCGGGTGCAGGACGCCTACTCGCTGCGGTGCGCGCCGCAGGTGCACGGCGCGGCACGCGACACGGTGGCGCACGCCGAGGTGGTCGCCGACCGGGAACTCGGGTCCGTCGTCGACAACCCGGTGGTGCTGGCCGACGGCCGCGTCGAGTCCAACGGCAACTTCCACGGCGCGCCGCTGGCCTACGTGCTGGACTTCCTCGCCATCGCCGTCGCCGACGTGGCGAGCATGGCGGAGCGCCGCACCGACCGGCTGCTCGACGTCGCACGCTCCCACGGTCTGCCGCCGTTCCTCGCCGACGATCCCGGCGTCGACTCCGGGCACATGATCGCCCACTACACGCAGGCGTCCGTGGTCGCCGAGTTGAAGCGGCTGGCCGTGCCCGCCTCCGTGGACTCCATTCCCACCAGCGCCATGCAGGAGGACCACGTGTCCATGGGCTGGGCGGCCGCCCGCAAACTGCGCCGGGCCATCGACGGCCTGACCACCGTGCTCGCCGTCGAACTGCTCACCGCCGCCCGCGCCCTCGATCTGCGCGCGCCGCTGGCTCCGGCCCCGGCCACGGCGGCCGCACTCGCGGAACTACGCCGCCACGTCGCCGGGCCCGGACCCGACCGGCACCTCGCTCCCGAACTCGCCGACGCACACGAGCTGATCCGCTCCGGCAGCGCATTACGCGCTGCCGAAACCGCTGGGGAGGAATCATGA
- the hutU gene encoding urocanate hydratase — MTTSVRAARGTALTARSWATEAPLRMLHNNLDPEVAERPEDLVVYGGTGKAARDWPSFHAITAELADLRDDETLLVQSGRPVGVLRTHEWAPRVLIANSNLVPDWASWPEFRRLDALGLTMYGQMTAGSWIYIGTQGILQGTYETFAAVAEKRFGGSLRGTLTVTAGLGGMGGAQPLAVTMNDGVALVVECDAERARRRVETRYLDEVATDLDSAIRTVERAKREGTPLSVAVIGNAAEVLPELLRRGVEVDVVTDQTSAHDPLAYLPKGVAVDDWHDYAETKPDEFTDRARESMAEHVEAMVGFLDAGAEVFDYGNSLRSEAKLGGYERAFDYPGFVPAYIRPLFCEGKGPFRWAALSGEASDIAATDRAVLDLFGDNERLARWIRLAGERVAFQGLPARICWLGYGERHLAGERFNEMVARGELAAPVVIGRDHLDCGSVASPYRETEGMADGSDAVADWPLLNALVNTASGATWVSIHHGGGVGMGRSIHAGQVTVADGTELSARKIERVLTNDPATGVLRHADAGYERARQVADERGLRIPARESEVTA, encoded by the coding sequence ATGACCACATCCGTGCGAGCCGCCCGCGGCACCGCGTTGACCGCGCGGTCCTGGGCCACCGAGGCACCACTGCGCATGCTGCACAACAACCTCGATCCCGAGGTGGCCGAACGGCCCGAGGACCTCGTCGTCTACGGCGGCACCGGCAAGGCGGCGCGCGACTGGCCCAGCTTCCACGCCATCACCGCCGAACTCGCCGACCTCCGCGACGACGAGACGCTGCTCGTGCAGTCGGGCCGGCCGGTGGGCGTGCTGCGCACCCACGAGTGGGCTCCGCGGGTGCTCATCGCGAACTCCAACCTGGTGCCCGACTGGGCGAGTTGGCCCGAGTTCCGCCGGCTCGACGCACTCGGACTGACGATGTACGGGCAGATGACCGCCGGGTCGTGGATCTACATCGGCACGCAGGGGATTCTCCAGGGCACGTACGAGACGTTCGCGGCCGTGGCGGAGAAGCGGTTCGGCGGTTCGCTGCGGGGCACGCTCACCGTCACCGCGGGTCTCGGCGGGATGGGCGGCGCCCAACCCCTGGCGGTCACCATGAACGACGGCGTGGCGCTCGTGGTCGAGTGCGACGCCGAGCGCGCCCGCCGCCGGGTCGAGACACGGTACCTGGACGAGGTCGCGACTGATCTGGACAGTGCGATCAGGACGGTTGAGCGGGCGAAGCGCGAGGGCACGCCGCTGTCGGTTGCCGTGATCGGTAACGCCGCCGAGGTGCTGCCGGAGCTGCTGCGGCGTGGTGTGGAGGTCGACGTCGTCACCGACCAGACCTCCGCCCACGACCCGCTCGCCTACCTGCCGAAGGGCGTCGCCGTCGACGACTGGCACGACTACGCCGAGACCAAACCCGACGAGTTCACCGACCGCGCCCGCGAGTCGATGGCCGAGCACGTCGAGGCGATGGTCGGGTTCCTCGACGCGGGCGCGGAGGTCTTCGACTACGGCAACTCGCTGCGCAGTGAGGCGAAACTCGGCGGCTACGAGCGCGCGTTCGACTATCCCGGGTTCGTGCCCGCCTACATCCGGCCGCTGTTCTGCGAGGGCAAGGGCCCGTTCCGCTGGGCCGCGTTGTCGGGTGAGGCGTCGGACATCGCCGCCACCGACCGCGCGGTGCTGGACCTCTTCGGCGACAACGAGAGACTGGCCCGTTGGATCCGCCTCGCGGGGGAGCGCGTGGCGTTCCAGGGACTGCCCGCGCGCATCTGCTGGCTCGGCTACGGCGAGCGGCACCTCGCGGGGGAGCGGTTCAACGAGATGGTCGCGCGCGGCGAGCTGGCCGCCCCGGTCGTGATCGGGCGGGACCACCTGGACTGCGGGTCGGTCGCCTCGCCGTACCGGGAGACGGAGGGCATGGCCGACGGCTCCGACGCCGTCGCCGACTGGCCGCTGCTGAACGCCCTGGTCAACACGGCGTCGGGAGCGACGTGGGTGTCTATCCACCACGGCGGCGGGGTCGGGATGGGCCGGTCGATCCATGCCGGTCAGGTCACCGTCGCCGACGGCACCGAGCTCTCGGCCCGCAAGATCGAGCGCGTCCTCACCAACGACCCCGCCACGGGAGTGCTGCGCCACGCCGACGCGGGCTACGAGCGAGCCCGGCAGGTCGCCGACGAACGAGGACTGCGCATTCCCGCGCGGGAGTCGGAGGTGACCGCGTGA